GAAGTGAAGAAGCCTTCCGTCGCGATCGTATCGTCGTACAACGACATGCTGTCGGCGCACCAGCCGTTCGAGTACTTCCCGAAAATTATCAAGGACGCCGTGCGCGAAGTGGGCGCGGTGGCGCAGTTCGCCGGCGGCGTGCCGGCCATGTGCGACGGCGTCACGCAGGGCCAGCCGGGCATGGAGCTGTCGCTGTTCTCGCGCGACGCGATCGCCATGGGCACTGCGATCGCGCTGTCGCACAATATGTTCGACGCGGCCGTGTACCTGGGCATCTGCGACAAGATCGTGCCGGGCCTGTTGATCGGCGCGCTGCACTTCGGCCACCTGCCGGCCGTCTTCATCCCGGGCGGACCGATGACGTCGGGCCTGTCGAACAAGGAAAAGGCCGCGATCCGCCAGCGCTACGCGCAAGGCAAGGCCACCCGCGAGGAACTGCTCGAAGGCGAGGCCCAGTCGTACCACGGCGCCGGCACCTGCACTTTCTACGGCACGGCCAACAGCAACCAGATGTTGATGGAAGTGATGGGCCTGCACCTGCCCGGCGCCGCCTTCATCACGCCGGGCACGGAACTGCGCGACCAGCTGACGGCGGCCGCCGCCCAGCGCGCGGCGCGCATCTCCGAACAGGGCGACGAATACATCCCGGTCGGCCACATCGTCGACGAGAAATGCATCGTCAACGCCATCGTCGCGCTGCTGGCGACGGGTGGCTCGACCAACCACACGCTGCACCTGCCGGCGATCGCCAAGGCGGCCGGCATCGTGATCGACTGGGACGACTTCAACGACCTGTCCGCCGTCGTGCCGCTGCTGGCGCGCATCTACCCGAACGGCGACGCGGACGTGAACCACTTCCACGCGGCCGGCGGCACGGGCTTCGTCATCCGCGAACTGCTCGATGCGGGCCTGCTGCACGACGACGTCACGACGGTGCTGGGCAAGGGCCTGCGCAACCACTGCAAGGAGCCGTTCCTGGGCGAAGGCGGCAAGGGCGTCGTGTTCAAGGATTCGCCAGCCGTGTCGGGCGACACCAACGTGGTGCGCACCGCGGCCGAACCGTTCTCGAAGGACGGCGGCATGGTGCTGGTCGACGGTAACCTGGGCCGCGCCATCATGAAGGTCTCGGCCGTCAAGCCGGAGCACCGCGCAGTCGAGGCGCCGGCGCTGGTGTTCAATTCGCAGGAAGACTTCATGGCCGCGTACAAGGCCGGCCAGCTCGATCGCGACTTCGTCGCCGTGCTGCGCTTCCAGGGCCCGCGCGCCAACGGCATGCCGGAGCTGCATGCGCTGACCCCGGCGCTGGCCAATCTGCAGGATGCCGGCCGCAAGGTGGCACTGGTGACGGACGGCCGCATGTCGGGTGCTTCGGGCAAGGTGCCGGCGGCGATCCACGTGTCGCCCGAGATCCTGGCGGGCGGGCCGCTGGGCCTCGTGCGCGACGGCGACATCATCCACCTGGACGCCGCCACCGGCGTGCTGGAAGCCAAGGTCGACACCAAGGTCTGGCACTCGCGCGCGCAGGCGCAGGCCGACCTGACGCCCAGCCACGTCGGCATGGGCCGTGAGCTGTTCGGCATGTTCCGCCACAGCGTCTCGGCGGCGGAGCAGGGTGCGACGACGTTCGGCCTGCCGTCGGCCCGCGACACCACCGTGGAGCTGCACGGCGGCGACAACGTGGGCGATACGGTGCCCGGTTCCGATGAAGATTTCCTTGCCAAGAAAGCGTAAAACATGAACCTGCTCGACATTATGCGTACCTCGGCCGTGATCCCCGTGATCGCGATCGACGATCCCGACCACGCCGTACCGCTGGCCAAGGCCCTGGTCGCCGGCGGCATCCGCGTACTGGAAGTCACGTTGCGCACGCCGCACGGCCTGGGCGCGATCCGCGCCATGAGCGCGGTGGAAGGCGCCATCGTCGGCGTGGGCACGCTGACGCAGCCAGAGGAATTCGCCGCCGCGCGCGACGCCGGCGCCGTGTTCGGCGTGTCGCCGGGCCTGACGGATGCGCTGATCGCGGCGCAGAAGTCGTCCGGCCTGCCGCTGCTGCCGGGCGTGATGACGCCGTCGGAAGTGATGAAGGCGCGCGAGCAGGGCTTCAAGCAATTGAAGCTGTTCCCGGCCGTGCCGGCGGGTGGCGTGGGCATGCTGAGCGCGATCGCCGGGCCGCTGTCGGACATCACGTTCTGCCCGACGGGCGGCATTTCGCAAGAAACCGCACCTGCCTTCCTGGCACTGAAGAACGTGGCCTGCGTGGGCGGCTCGTGGCTGACCCCGAAGGATGCGCTGAAGGCGGGCGACTGGGACCACATCACGGCGCTGGCGAAGGCGGCGAGCGCATTGCGCGGCTGAGGTTTTCCGGCCTTGTCACGACGGCGCCTGCGGGCGCCGTTTTTCATGGTGCCGTGCATGGTGTGCCGTGCCCGCGGCGCCAGCCGGAATATATAATTGGCAACTCCAAACGATTCCGGGATGCGCATGACAACGCAGTACGACACCCATCCAGCCGGCGCGCCGGCAGGCCAGACCCCGCGCGGCGGCTGGCGCGCCACCGTCGCAGTGGTGCTGGGAGCGCTGGCCACGGCGGCGCTGCTGGCGCATGCGGCGCTGGCCTGGCGCCAGCATGACCGTCCGGCCTTCGATGCGGCCGCGCCGGGCCAGCGTTACGCCGTCCAGCTGGCGAACGGCCAGATGTTCTTCGGCGTGCTGCGCCAGGTGGGACCGGCGCACGTGCAACTGGAAGACGTCTATTACGTGCAGCCGTTCACGCGCCCGGATGGCGGCCAAGGCAACCGTCTCGTGAGCCGCCAGAAAAACGACTGGCACGGCCCGCAGACGCTGACGATCCCTGCCGACAAGGTCGTCACGATGGAGCTGGTCGGCGCCCAGTCGCAACTGGCCACGCTGATCGCCCAGGACAAGGCACAAACCCCTGCGGCGGCACCGGCGCCGCGCTGAGCGGGATCCGAGCCGTATCAGAAGCGGGGCCGGCTGCGCCGGTCCTGCAGGGCCTTGCGCAGCGCAATCTTGCTGTGCACGCCCAGCTTGCGATAGATGCGGGCCAGGTGGCACTGCACTGTCGATGTGGACACCCCCATCAGGCGGGCG
This is a stretch of genomic DNA from Pseudoduganella chitinolytica. It encodes these proteins:
- the eda gene encoding bifunctional 4-hydroxy-2-oxoglutarate aldolase/2-dehydro-3-deoxy-phosphogluconate aldolase; this translates as MNLLDIMRTSAVIPVIAIDDPDHAVPLAKALVAGGIRVLEVTLRTPHGLGAIRAMSAVEGAIVGVGTLTQPEEFAAARDAGAVFGVSPGLTDALIAAQKSSGLPLLPGVMTPSEVMKAREQGFKQLKLFPAVPAGGVGMLSAIAGPLSDITFCPTGGISQETAPAFLALKNVACVGGSWLTPKDALKAGDWDHITALAKAASALRG
- the edd gene encoding phosphogluconate dehydratase → MALHPVLEKVTARIVARSRPSRGAYLAHLEAARVKGPQRGTLSCTNLAHGFAAFPANDKLVLKEVKKPSVAIVSSYNDMLSAHQPFEYFPKIIKDAVREVGAVAQFAGGVPAMCDGVTQGQPGMELSLFSRDAIAMGTAIALSHNMFDAAVYLGICDKIVPGLLIGALHFGHLPAVFIPGGPMTSGLSNKEKAAIRQRYAQGKATREELLEGEAQSYHGAGTCTFYGTANSNQMLMEVMGLHLPGAAFITPGTELRDQLTAAAAQRAARISEQGDEYIPVGHIVDEKCIVNAIVALLATGGSTNHTLHLPAIAKAAGIVIDWDDFNDLSAVVPLLARIYPNGDADVNHFHAAGGTGFVIRELLDAGLLHDDVTTVLGKGLRNHCKEPFLGEGGKGVVFKDSPAVSGDTNVVRTAAEPFSKDGGMVLVDGNLGRAIMKVSAVKPEHRAVEAPALVFNSQEDFMAAYKAGQLDRDFVAVLRFQGPRANGMPELHALTPALANLQDAGRKVALVTDGRMSGASGKVPAAIHVSPEILAGGPLGLVRDGDIIHLDAATGVLEAKVDTKVWHSRAQAQADLTPSHVGMGRELFGMFRHSVSAAEQGATTFGLPSARDTTVELHGGDNVGDTVPGSDEDFLAKKA